Proteins encoded by one window of Mycolicibacterium cosmeticum:
- a CDS encoding ribonuclease Z produces the protein MIEVTLLGTGSPIPDADRAGPSTLVRAGTQTFLVDCGRGVLQRLTAAGSSAAALSALLLTHLHSDHIADLGDVIITRWIGTFSPDPAPLQIIGPPGTAEVVEATLKAFAHDIGYRIAHHADITGPPAVQVHEHTEGQVWEHDGVRILVGPTDHRPVTPTIGFRVEHDGASVVLAGDTVPCAGLDALAAGAGALVHTVIRTDLVAQMPVQRIRDICDYHSSVEQAADTAARAGVGILILTHYVPALVHGQEEDWRSRAAAHFGRQIELGDDLHRVEVHPGVCASGITPAG, from the coding sequence ATGATCGAGGTCACCCTGCTGGGCACCGGCAGCCCGATTCCCGACGCCGACCGCGCCGGCCCATCGACATTGGTGCGGGCCGGCACCCAGACCTTTCTGGTGGACTGCGGCCGCGGTGTCCTACAACGGCTGACCGCCGCGGGATCGAGTGCCGCCGCGCTGAGCGCTCTGCTGCTCACCCACCTGCACAGCGATCACATCGCCGACCTCGGCGACGTCATCATCACCCGCTGGATCGGCACGTTCAGCCCCGACCCGGCGCCGCTGCAGATCATCGGGCCGCCGGGCACCGCCGAGGTGGTGGAGGCCACGCTGAAGGCGTTCGCGCACGACATCGGCTACCGGATCGCCCACCACGCCGACATCACCGGACCGCCCGCGGTGCAGGTACACGAGCACACCGAGGGCCAGGTGTGGGAGCACGACGGGGTGCGAATCCTGGTGGGTCCCACCGATCACCGGCCGGTGACACCGACCATCGGATTCCGGGTCGAGCACGACGGCGCGTCGGTGGTGCTGGCCGGCGACACCGTGCCATGCGCCGGCCTGGACGCCTTGGCGGCCGGCGCCGGCGCGCTGGTGCACACCGTCATCCGCACCGACCTGGTGGCACAGATGCCGGTGCAACGCATCCGTGACATCTGCGACTACCACTCCTCGGTCGAGCAGGCGGCCGACACCGCCGCCCGCGCCGGAGTGGGCATCCTGATCCTCACCCACTACGTCCCGGCCCTGGTCCACGGCCAGGAAGAGGACTGGAGATCAAGGGCGGCAGCCCATTTCGGCCGCCAGATCGAACTGGGTGATGACCTGCACCGGGTCGAGGTGCATCCCGGTGTGTGCGCCTCGGGGATCACGCCAGCCGGGTGA
- a CDS encoding aromatic ring-hydroxylating oxygenase subunit alpha: MSFDYSRLAATCAVESPENAITLPPEAYGSDELYAAEVDRIFKRGWIPLCRIEQLPAPGSYYSIDILGTPLVVTRDRKDDIRVMSRNCTHRWMEVCSGAGEAGVLQCPYHLWSFGLDGHLAGAPEMKQSAGFDRKDHGLKQFRHEIWKGFVFVNFDGQAAPVAEQLAGLAAMVDPYDFENYQIVEHTDWGVCDWDWKIMVDNFMECYHHMGPHRGTLEDEFPAKLSANFHGGAYFSTMVSKQADGYPASEPFLAPGAPTLAPEQSHQILIFIAYPLLQISLGPGFMYWLKTLPVGAGKVEIHLDIAMSPAALAAPDLDARRSQLVKSICDIHREDLDVCAAVQKSVRAGVTSTGRLSHLEQPLWEFYRYLGRELGIVSQTADLASAG; this comes from the coding sequence ATGTCTTTCGACTATTCCCGGCTCGCCGCCACCTGTGCGGTGGAATCACCGGAGAACGCCATCACCCTGCCGCCGGAGGCCTACGGCAGCGACGAACTGTATGCCGCCGAGGTGGATCGCATCTTCAAGCGGGGCTGGATCCCGTTGTGCCGCATCGAGCAACTGCCGGCGCCGGGCAGTTACTACAGCATCGACATCCTCGGCACCCCGCTGGTGGTCACGCGCGACCGCAAGGACGACATCCGGGTGATGTCGCGAAACTGCACCCATCGCTGGATGGAGGTGTGCAGCGGCGCCGGTGAGGCCGGCGTGCTGCAATGCCCGTACCACCTGTGGTCCTTCGGGCTGGACGGACATCTGGCAGGTGCACCGGAGATGAAACAGTCCGCCGGCTTCGATCGGAAGGACCACGGGCTCAAGCAGTTCCGGCACGAGATCTGGAAGGGGTTCGTCTTCGTCAACTTCGACGGGCAAGCCGCACCGGTCGCCGAGCAGCTGGCCGGCCTGGCAGCGATGGTCGACCCGTACGACTTCGAGAACTACCAGATCGTCGAGCACACCGATTGGGGGGTGTGCGACTGGGACTGGAAGATCATGGTGGACAACTTCATGGAGTGTTACCACCACATGGGGCCGCACCGCGGAACCCTGGAGGACGAGTTTCCGGCCAAGCTCAGCGCCAACTTCCACGGCGGAGCCTATTTCAGCACCATGGTGTCCAAGCAAGCCGATGGTTACCCCGCCAGCGAACCCTTCCTGGCGCCGGGCGCGCCGACCCTGGCCCCCGAACAGAGCCACCAGATCCTGATCTTCATCGCTTACCCGCTGCTGCAGATCTCGCTCGGTCCCGGCTTCATGTACTGGCTCAAGACATTGCCCGTCGGTGCGGGGAAGGTCGAGATCCACCTCGACATCGCGATGTCACCGGCCGCGCTCGCCGCCCCCGACCTCGACGCCCGGCGCAGCCAGCTGGTGAAGTCCATCTGCGACATCCACCGGGAGGACCTCGACGTGTGCGCGGCCGTGCAGAAGTCGGTCCGCGCGGGGGTGACGTCCACCGGACGCCTGTCGCACCTGGAACAACCACTGTGGGAGTTCTACCGCTACCTCGGACGCGAACTCGGAATCGTCTCCCAAACCGCCGATCTGGCCTCCGCCGGCTGA
- a CDS encoding CBS domain-containing protein — protein sequence MRISDVLKSKGATVATIAPDTAVADLLAGLVGRNIGAMVVVGPDGPVGIVSERDVVHKLHELGADLLQRPVSDIMTKHLVYCSPTDSVDSLSAVMTHNRVRHIPVLDGGRLAGIVSIGDVVKTRMQELESQQEQLQAYITQG from the coding sequence GTGCGCATCTCCGACGTGCTCAAGAGCAAGGGCGCCACGGTGGCGACCATCGCCCCGGACACCGCCGTCGCGGATCTGCTGGCGGGCCTGGTCGGCCGCAATATCGGCGCCATGGTGGTGGTCGGCCCGGACGGTCCGGTCGGCATCGTGTCCGAACGCGACGTGGTGCACAAACTCCATGAGCTGGGCGCCGACCTGCTGCAGCGACCGGTCTCCGACATCATGACCAAGCATCTGGTCTACTGCTCGCCCACCGATTCGGTGGACAGCCTGAGTGCGGTGATGACCCACAACCGGGTGCGGCACATCCCGGTGCTCGACGGCGGGCGGCTGGCCGGGATCGTCAGCATCGGTGACGTCGTCAAGACGCGGATGCAGGAACTGGAATCCCAACAGGAGCAACTGCAGGCCTACATCACGCAGGGCTGA
- the glnT gene encoding type III glutamate--ammonia ligase, with product MTSTLNGHVQHTPATEVAERLGAAGVKYAAISFVDMHGKPKAKMVPLNHLGQAARGSEMFTGAALDGVPQDVNDDEVAPHPDLGAAIIAPFNKEVAWFPGDLWIGDTPFEACSRQILKRVTADAATLGYTFNLGIETEFFLLTDDRAGTPAPASLDDNLDKPCYDLRGLLHNYPVVDEIVTAMNELGWDVYSFDHEDGNGQFETDFTYTDAVTMSDRLVFFRMMVGEIARKHGLFASWMPKPFADRTGSGAHYNMSLAGLDGTNLFESADDPRGCGLSELGYRFTAGILRHASAICAVIAPTVNSYKRLVKQGSMSGLTWAPVFACYGDNNRTNMMRIPKGGGRVECRAADSANNPYLGAALMLAAGLEGIREGLDPGEPNRDNLYNVSELELAARGIGWLPRSLGEAIDALESDPLVRRVFGDTMFESFVAEKRAEWDSFNAHVSSWETDRYLRFW from the coding sequence ATGACCAGCACACTCAACGGGCACGTCCAGCACACTCCCGCCACGGAGGTCGCCGAACGCCTCGGCGCCGCGGGGGTCAAGTACGCGGCCATCAGCTTCGTGGACATGCACGGCAAGCCGAAGGCCAAGATGGTTCCGCTCAACCATCTCGGGCAGGCCGCCCGCGGCTCGGAGATGTTCACCGGAGCGGCACTGGACGGCGTCCCGCAGGATGTCAATGACGACGAGGTGGCCCCCCACCCCGACCTGGGCGCAGCGATCATCGCCCCCTTCAACAAGGAGGTGGCCTGGTTCCCGGGCGATCTGTGGATCGGTGACACCCCCTTCGAAGCCTGCAGCAGGCAGATCCTCAAACGGGTCACCGCCGACGCCGCGACCCTGGGCTACACCTTCAACCTCGGCATCGAGACCGAGTTCTTCCTGCTCACCGACGACCGGGCCGGCACCCCGGCGCCGGCCAGCCTGGATGACAACCTCGACAAGCCGTGCTACGACCTGCGCGGCCTGCTGCACAACTATCCCGTCGTCGACGAGATCGTCACGGCCATGAACGAACTCGGCTGGGATGTCTATTCATTCGACCACGAGGACGGCAACGGCCAGTTCGAGACGGACTTCACCTACACCGACGCGGTGACGATGTCCGACCGGCTGGTGTTCTTCCGGATGATGGTCGGTGAGATCGCCCGCAAGCACGGCCTGTTCGCCTCGTGGATGCCCAAACCGTTCGCCGACCGCACCGGAAGTGGCGCGCACTACAACATGTCCCTGGCCGGGCTCGACGGAACCAACCTGTTCGAATCTGCCGACGATCCGCGCGGCTGCGGGCTCTCGGAACTGGGCTACCGATTCACCGCCGGAATCCTGCGGCACGCGTCGGCGATCTGCGCGGTGATCGCCCCGACCGTCAACAGCTACAAGCGACTGGTCAAGCAGGGCAGCATGTCCGGGCTGACCTGGGCACCCGTCTTCGCGTGCTACGGCGACAACAATCGCACCAACATGATGCGCATCCCCAAAGGCGGGGGACGGGTGGAGTGCCGGGCGGCCGACAGCGCCAACAACCCGTACCTCGGTGCGGCGCTGATGCTGGCGGCCGGCCTGGAGGGCATCCGGGAGGGCCTGGATCCCGGTGAGCCCAACCGGGACAACCTCTACAACGTCTCCGAACTGGAACTGGCCGCCCGCGGTATCGGGTGGCTGCCCCGCTCCCTGGGGGAGGCCATCGATGCGCTGGAGTCGGATCCGTTGGTGCGCAGGGTCTTCGGTGACACCATGTTCGAATCGTTCGTGGCCGAGAAACGTGCGGAATGGGACTCCTTCAACGCGCATGTCTCGTCCTGGGAGACCGATCGCTACCTGCGGTTCTGGTGA
- a CDS encoding transglutaminase family protein encodes MWRMRVVHATGYAYKSPVTASFNEARLTPRSDSRQNVILNRVETTPATRSYRYVDYWGTAVTAFDLHAPHTELEVVSSSVVETEPDELPAEKVTWDELATEAVIDRFDEVLSPTGYTPASKRVHRVGQRIAKEYEPQDAVIAAANWAHSELDYVAGTTGVHSSGLDALREGKGVCQDFAHLTLILLRSMGIPARYVSGYLHPKRKAVVGDTIDGQSHAWIQAWTGGWWNYDPTNDNSINEQYVTVGVGRDYADVTPLKGIYSGEGSTDLDVVVEITRLA; translated from the coding sequence ATGTGGCGGATGCGGGTGGTGCACGCGACGGGTTATGCCTACAAGTCGCCCGTCACCGCCTCGTTCAACGAGGCCCGGTTGACGCCACGGTCGGATTCCCGGCAGAACGTCATCCTCAACCGGGTCGAGACCACCCCGGCCACCCGCTCGTATCGGTACGTCGACTACTGGGGCACCGCGGTCACCGCGTTCGATCTGCATGCACCGCACACCGAACTCGAGGTCGTCTCCTCGTCGGTGGTCGAGACCGAACCCGATGAACTGCCCGCCGAGAAGGTCACCTGGGACGAACTGGCGACCGAAGCGGTGATCGACCGATTCGACGAGGTGCTCAGCCCCACCGGGTACACCCCGGCCAGCAAGCGGGTGCATCGGGTCGGTCAGCGCATCGCCAAGGAGTACGAGCCGCAGGACGCGGTAATCGCCGCGGCGAATTGGGCGCACAGCGAATTGGATTACGTGGCGGGCACCACCGGTGTGCACTCGTCGGGCCTGGACGCGCTGCGCGAAGGCAAGGGCGTGTGCCAGGATTTCGCCCACCTGACGCTGATCCTGCTGCGCAGCATGGGCATTCCGGCGCGCTATGTGTCCGGGTATCTGCATCCCAAGCGCAAGGCCGTGGTGGGGGACACCATCGACGGCCAGAGCCACGCTTGGATCCAGGCGTGGACCGGCGGCTGGTGGAACTACGACCCCACCAACGACAACTCCATCAACGAGCAGTACGTCACGGTCGGGGTGGGCCGCGATTACGCCGACGTGACGCCGCTGAAGGGCATCTACTCCGGTGAGGGCTCGACCGACCTCGACGTGGTCGTGGAGATCACCCGGCTGGCGTGA
- a CDS encoding purine-cytosine permease family protein — protein sequence MATFIEQRTIGAIPEEERHGRAWHLLPLWFSLNATVMAATTGAIGISVGAGLVPTLIAIVVGNLIGSVFMAYHSAQGPQLGLPQMIQSRAQFGFFGAALPNLLAIIMYIGYFSGAGVIGGQAIASIFGMPTSTGIIICNALTWFIAFAGYRVIHAFDRAMAVVSVIVLVLLFVAAIGHFGSAPPAESHPGFANFFLILSIAASWQITFAPYVSDYSRYLPTSQGGAKTFWYTLIGSCVGAITFMALGAIVGVYALDSLSADSIVYLSSLSPVGAPVIAIILVLGMIGANCDNLYGPYMAGLSTVTQAGGPPHVSRLVRATVTGGFALLGTAIGIFLSGDFLTNLQNLIMLLLYMLVPWTAINLVDFYLIHRGRYDVAEIVSMRGRYGLVNWKAIATYAVAVLAQVPFMSCALFVGPAANALGGVDIAWVVGLIVAGGLHYVLNRSAAARDADIPVAPITAATAVTA from the coding sequence ATGGCAACATTCATCGAACAACGGACCATCGGCGCCATCCCCGAAGAAGAACGGCACGGGCGAGCGTGGCACCTGCTCCCATTGTGGTTCTCCCTGAACGCGACGGTGATGGCCGCCACCACCGGCGCCATCGGCATCTCCGTCGGCGCCGGACTGGTGCCGACACTGATCGCGATCGTCGTCGGCAACCTCATCGGGTCGGTCTTCATGGCCTATCACTCGGCGCAGGGCCCGCAACTCGGCCTGCCCCAGATGATCCAGAGCCGAGCCCAATTCGGGTTCTTCGGCGCGGCCCTGCCCAACCTGCTGGCCATCATCATGTACATCGGCTACTTCTCCGGAGCCGGTGTCATCGGCGGCCAGGCCATCGCCAGCATCTTCGGCATGCCGACCTCCACCGGCATCATCATCTGCAACGCGCTCACCTGGTTCATCGCCTTCGCGGGGTACCGCGTCATCCACGCCTTCGACCGCGCCATGGCCGTGGTCTCGGTCATCGTGCTGGTGCTGCTCTTCGTCGCCGCGATCGGGCACTTCGGCTCGGCACCGCCGGCCGAGAGCCATCCCGGCTTCGCGAACTTCTTCCTCATCCTGTCGATCGCCGCCAGCTGGCAGATCACCTTCGCGCCCTACGTCTCGGACTACTCGCGGTACCTGCCCACCAGCCAGGGTGGGGCAAAGACCTTCTGGTACACCCTCATCGGCAGCTGCGTGGGCGCGATCACGTTCATGGCGCTGGGTGCCATCGTCGGTGTCTACGCGCTGGACAGCCTCAGCGCCGACTCGATCGTCTACCTGTCGAGCCTCTCCCCGGTCGGCGCCCCCGTCATCGCGATCATCCTGGTCCTGGGCATGATCGGGGCGAACTGCGACAACCTGTACGGGCCCTACATGGCGGGACTGTCCACCGTCACCCAGGCTGGCGGCCCGCCGCACGTCTCCCGGCTGGTGCGGGCCACGGTCACCGGCGGGTTCGCGCTGTTGGGCACCGCCATCGGCATCTTCTTGTCCGGTGACTTCCTGACCAATCTGCAGAACCTCATCATGCTGCTGCTCTACATGCTGGTGCCGTGGACGGCGATCAACCTGGTCGACTTCTACCTCATCCACCGCGGCCGCTACGACGTCGCGGAGATCGTCTCGATGCGGGGCCGCTACGGGCTGGTCAACTGGAAGGCCATCGCCACCTACGCGGTCGCCGTCCTGGCCCAGGTGCCCTTCATGAGCTGCGCCCTGTTCGTCGGGCCGGCGGCCAACGCGCTCGGCGGCGTCGACATTGCCTGGGTCGTCGGGTTGATCGTCGCCGGTGGTCTGCACTACGTGCTGAACCGCTCGGCTGCCGCCCGCGACGCCGACATCCCCGTTGCTCCGATCACCGCGGCCACCGCCGTCACCGCCTGA
- a CDS encoding alpha-E domain-containing protein translates to MLARNAESLYWIGRYVERADDTARILDVTVHQLLEDSSVDPDQESRTLLRVLGIEPPKHALDVWSLTDLVAFSRDTQGGCSIVDSISAARENARGAREVTSTEMWECLNTTYNALAERERAAKRLGPHEFLAYVEARAAMFAGLADSTLSRDDGYRFLLLGRAVERVDMTVRLLLSRVGDSASSPAWVTVLRSAGAHDTYLRTYRGVLDAGRVVEFMLLDRLFPRSVFYSLRLAEHSLDELLNRPHNRVGSTVEAQRLLGRARSELEFLRPGVLLESLEEHLAGLQKTCGEVGEALALQFFHSAPWVAWTDAGRNGAVVIEEGEV, encoded by the coding sequence ATGCTGGCCCGCAACGCCGAGTCGCTGTACTGGATCGGCCGTTACGTCGAGCGCGCCGACGACACCGCCCGCATTCTCGACGTCACCGTGCACCAGCTGCTGGAGGATTCCAGCGTCGACCCCGACCAGGAGTCCCGAACCCTGTTGCGGGTGTTGGGAATCGAGCCACCCAAGCATGCGCTGGACGTGTGGTCGTTGACCGATCTGGTGGCGTTCAGCCGGGACACCCAGGGCGGCTGTTCGATCGTCGACTCGATCTCGGCGGCCCGGGAGAACGCCCGCGGAGCCCGCGAGGTCACCTCGACCGAGATGTGGGAGTGCCTCAACACCACCTATAACGCGCTGGCCGAACGGGAACGCGCCGCCAAACGTCTCGGTCCGCACGAATTCCTCGCCTACGTCGAGGCCCGCGCCGCGATGTTCGCCGGTCTGGCCGATTCGACGCTGTCGCGAGACGACGGCTACCGGTTCCTGTTGCTGGGCCGGGCCGTCGAACGCGTCGACATGACCGTGCGGCTGCTGCTCTCCCGGGTCGGGGACAGCGCGTCGTCGCCGGCCTGGGTGACGGTGCTGCGTTCGGCCGGCGCCCACGACACCTATCTGCGCACCTACCGCGGTGTGCTGGACGCCGGCCGGGTGGTCGAGTTCATGCTGCTGGATCGGCTGTTCCCGCGGTCGGTGTTCTATTCGTTGCGGCTGGCCGAACACAGCCTCGACGAGCTGCTCAACCGCCCGCACAACCGGGTCGGTTCGACCGTCGAGGCCCAGCGCCTGCTGGGCCGGGCCCGCAGTGAATTGGAATTCCTGCGGCCGGGCGTCCTGCTCGAATCGCTGGAGGAGCATCTGGCCGGTCTGCAGAAGACGTGCGGTGAGGTGGGTGAGGCGCTGGCGTTGCAGTTCTTCCACTCCGCGCCGTGGGTGGCGTGGACCGACGCGGGGCGCAACGGCGCCGTGGTGATCGAAGAGGGGGAAGTCTAG
- a CDS encoding creatininase family protein — translation MRWDELTSTQLAAAVAADPALVALVPVGATEQHGPHLPVGTDTVIATAVAEAAAGGDGPSVVVLPAISYGASQFHGTDLAGTVAFSGADTADRAYQVARACLDSGVRRILFVNGHVGNTAPLWLACDRFRRAHPDGRIGVMQWWELTPEIAATATADAVDWHANAAETSIMLALRPELVDTDRFAEADDPDRTDGLVFRYSVAQVSTNGVTGHPSRASKELGLALWRDIVTAARDVVARARAEQPPLP, via the coding sequence ATGCGGTGGGATGAACTGACGTCGACGCAACTGGCGGCGGCCGTCGCCGCCGACCCGGCCCTGGTGGCGCTCGTCCCCGTCGGCGCCACCGAGCAGCACGGGCCGCACCTGCCGGTCGGCACCGATACCGTCATCGCCACCGCGGTCGCCGAGGCGGCCGCCGGCGGTGACGGACCGTCGGTCGTCGTGCTGCCGGCGATTTCCTACGGCGCCAGCCAGTTCCACGGAACCGACTTGGCGGGCACGGTGGCGTTCTCCGGTGCCGACACCGCCGACCGGGCGTACCAGGTGGCGCGCGCCTGCCTGGATTCCGGGGTGCGCCGCATCCTGTTCGTCAACGGGCACGTCGGGAACACGGCACCGCTGTGGCTGGCCTGCGATCGCTTCCGGCGTGCTCACCCGGACGGGCGGATCGGTGTCATGCAGTGGTGGGAGCTGACACCCGAGATCGCGGCCACGGCCACCGCCGACGCCGTCGACTGGCATGCCAACGCCGCCGAGACCTCGATCATGCTGGCGCTGCGGCCCGAACTCGTCGACACCGACCGATTCGCCGAGGCCGACGATCCCGATCGCACCGACGGGCTCGTCTTCCGCTACTCGGTGGCCCAGGTGTCGACCAACGGCGTGACCGGCCATCCGTCGCGGGCTTCCAAGGAGCTCGGCCTGGCGCTGTGGCGCGATATCGTCACCGCGGCCCGGGATGTCGTCGCACGGGCCCGGGCCGAGCAACCGCCGCTGCCGTAG
- a CDS encoding TetR/AcrR family transcriptional regulator, translating into MRLVPPPERKAQVRAIGRPRVGGASEAGDGPPASPRTGIVNAATKLFSERGYAQTTMSDIARAAGLQQSSLYYWFRNKEQLLQETLLVNRAPLKFIAEVGAGSGSPAVKLYRLLRFDTMQLAMSPIDFNEIQRIAYEQRDEFHQFWTDYERLRQWVVDLIGAAVGEGKFIDCDREETAGLLLNFDEGAQKRTRLHPDRGDRAEEAIRVGEQVATIAVRGLLKRPSEIGRITAQAAQFDDAAIALRVGLDATD; encoded by the coding sequence ATGCGTCTCGTGCCCCCTCCCGAGCGCAAGGCGCAGGTACGTGCCATCGGACGCCCGCGCGTGGGAGGGGCCTCCGAGGCCGGTGACGGCCCGCCCGCGTCGCCGCGCACGGGCATCGTGAATGCGGCGACAAAGCTGTTCTCCGAGCGGGGATATGCCCAGACCACGATGAGCGATATCGCCCGCGCCGCCGGGCTGCAGCAGTCCTCGCTGTACTACTGGTTCCGCAACAAGGAGCAGCTGCTGCAGGAGACGCTGTTGGTCAACCGGGCACCGCTGAAGTTCATCGCCGAAGTGGGTGCGGGGTCGGGGTCGCCGGCGGTCAAGCTGTACCGGCTGCTGCGCTTCGACACGATGCAACTGGCCATGTCGCCCATCGACTTCAACGAGATCCAGCGGATCGCCTACGAGCAGCGCGACGAGTTCCACCAGTTCTGGACCGATTACGAGCGGCTGCGGCAGTGGGTGGTCGACCTGATCGGTGCGGCGGTCGGCGAGGGCAAGTTCATCGACTGCGACCGCGAGGAGACCGCGGGCCTGCTGCTGAACTTCGATGAGGGCGCACAGAAGCGCACCCGGCTGCATCCGGACCGCGGCGACCGCGCCGAGGAGGCGATCCGGGTCGGGGAGCAGGTGGCGACCATCGCGGTGCGCGGCCTGCTGAAACGGCCCAGCGAAATCGGCCGCATCACGGCCCAGGCCGCGCAGTTCGATGATGCCGCCATCGCCCTGCGGGTCGGCCTGGACGCGACCGACTGA
- a CDS encoding GNAT family N-acetyltransferase: MSDIDVRPAVRADIGELSRVLGRAFYDDPVMAWMLPDPVARRRKLHRVFAALTRHHHLSRGGVEVASAGSTSGAASAVPTIGACALWDPPGRWQHTTAEELRAAPGLLLTFGRTLRRGQQVTELMKRHHPEEPHWYLAVIGSDPTVRGSGQGQALMRSRLDRCDAEHAPAYLESSNPANIGYYQRFGFEVTGEINLPDGGPSLWPMWREPR, translated from the coding sequence GTGAGTGACATCGACGTCCGTCCCGCCGTCCGCGCCGATATCGGTGAGCTGTCGAGGGTGCTGGGGCGCGCCTTCTACGACGATCCGGTGATGGCCTGGATGCTGCCCGATCCGGTGGCCCGGCGGCGCAAACTGCACCGCGTTTTCGCGGCGTTGACCCGGCATCATCACCTGTCGCGCGGCGGGGTGGAGGTGGCGTCGGCGGGATCGACGAGCGGGGCGGCGTCGGCGGTGCCGACAATCGGGGCTTGCGCGCTGTGGGACCCGCCGGGTCGCTGGCAGCACACCACCGCCGAGGAGTTGCGGGCCGCACCCGGCCTGCTGCTGACCTTCGGGCGAACCCTGCGTCGGGGGCAGCAGGTCACCGAACTGATGAAGCGTCATCACCCGGAGGAACCGCACTGGTATCTCGCGGTGATCGGCAGCGATCCCACGGTCCGCGGTAGCGGTCAGGGGCAGGCGCTGATGCGCTCGCGGTTGGACCGGTGCGATGCCGAGCACGCCCCGGCGTATCTGGAATCGAGCAACCCGGCCAATATCGGCTATTACCAACGGTTCGGCTTCGAGGTGACCGGGGAGATCAATCTGCCCGACGGCGGGCCCTCGCTGTGGCCCATGTGGCGCGAGCCACGATAG